The Elaeis guineensis isolate ETL-2024a chromosome 5, EG11, whole genome shotgun sequence DNA segment TCTTATAAGAAATCTATTGGatataaatgaatcttcaagatcAAGCATAATTCTAATGGAAATATTGAATGATTCAAAGCTTGCTTAGTGGTCAAAGGCTATATTCAAGCAGAAGGCATAGATTATCATGAGACTTTCGGTTTAGTTGCCAAGATAGTCACGGTGTGAGTCTTACTTGCTATAGCTGCTATTAAAAATTGATCACTTTATCAATTGGATGTTCAGAATACTTTTTTGTATGAGGATTTGGATGAGAAGGTATATGTCTTTTCCTTCTGGATATTCTCGATAGGGAAAAAATCTTGTTTGTCATCTTCAtgtctttttatggattttaacaAGCTTCTCAAAATTGGTTTACTAAATTCACCTCTACTCTTTTAAATGTAAATTTTACTCGATCCCAAACTGATCATTCATTATTCTATCTTCACTGTGGCAATTTATCTATTTTCATTCTTGTATATGTTGATAATATTATCATTGCTAGTGATGATAGCCATACCATCTAGTGTATTAAAGCTTTCCTTCACCAGTGCTTTCGGATTAAGAATCTTGATAATCTCAAATATTTTCTTGGAATTTAGATGGCTCGATCCAAGGATGGCATTTATCTCAATCAATACAAATATGTGCTTGACCTTCTTCAAGATTATGATTTTGCAAGAGCTAGAATAGTAGATTATCCAATGGAGCAAAATCTCAAACTTACCAACACCAATTGCTAAATTCTTCCTGATCCTTCTTCTTATCATTGTCTTATGGGATAACTTATTTATCTCACTATCACACGGTCAGATattatattttcttttaataTCTTGAGCTAATTTATGCATCAACAACCATATAAACCTCACCTAGATGCAGCTCACCATCTTCTTCGTTACTTGAAAAAGTTGCCAGACCAAGATAATTGCTTTCATCTATTGGTGATCTAAAGCTCAAAGCTTATTTTGATTCTAATTGGGCAAGTTGCCTTATGATTCACTATTCCACCATGGATTTTTGCATTTTTCTTGACTCGAGTCCTATATCATGGAAGGGCAAGAAATATTCTACTATTTCTCGTTCATTAGCTAAAGTCGAGTACCAAGCTATAGCTGTAACTACATATGAGATTACATGGTTACATTCTCTCCTATATGATTTTGGTATCTCTTAATTGTTACCTACTCCCTTGTTTTGTGATAACAAAGCTACTCTTTACCTTACTACAAATCTagttttttttgaatgaaaaaaatacatAGAAATTAATTGTCATGTCATTCGTAAGAAGCTACAATGTGGTTTAATATGGCACCCTCTTTCTATATCTACCAAGCTCCAAATTGTCGATATCTTTATCGAGTCATTGGCAAAGGATCAGTTTGCTTTTCTCAAATCTAGCTGGGCATTCATGATTTTCATGCACCaacttgatgaaaaatattatagaatatcaaaaaatatcataaaaaattttcaatagatattagagaatattttgaaatatcaaaaaatatcaaagagATTTTTAGTCAATATATCATGTTAGagaatattaaaaaatatcaaagaatATCAAAAAAGTTTTATAGCTAATATACCATATTAGGGAGCATTAGAGAGATTCTGCAACATGTATCATGTGCACTAAAATTATAGGATCCTGATTCTATTTATTTCTTACACTACAATCATAGgattctaattttttagatctttgtatatttgtatatatgtatgccATTCTGGTGAATGAAATGGAATAATAAAATCTTTCTACTCAGTTCCAACACATGATCGATGGTTTCTCTTGCATTACTTTTCTATAAATCGCCAATACTACTACAACATTATTTagcactaaaaattttaaaaaatataagaaggCTTTATATTATTTCATTATTTCTATAATATTAATGTGGCATTTGGCAATTATACTCCTTTCACAAAATTGTACTAATCTCTATGAATAAGGATGGGATCATACAGATATAATATTTCTAAATATAAGCAAAttgcaaaattaaaaaaaaaagtgatgcTATAAAGCCTCACCATGATATTTgaaggaaaaaatatttttttatatagtaTGAGAGGAATGATGGAATTTATTAAGCAATCTAAGATACAATATAGCTATAGCATGTCTTTGCTTGATATAGAgtaatttgttaaaaaaaaatgtaCTCAAAGAAGAAATCTTCTAAGCAAACATATGATCTAGTCAACagtatcacaaaaaaataaagattagcaATAGTAGCAATCAATAATTAGATCCTGAAATGACATTACATGCTTACCCTACAATATCAAGAAGGTGATGTTCTCCTAtccttttcatttatttcatttattaattatataagttAATAAATATATAGATCGCTAAAAGTATTATTTTGTTAATCGATTTTAGTAAAAGCCAATGGAGGGCAATTTGGTAATTTAATGCCAATTACTTATATTCAATTACATCCCTATTCTTGAATTGCTGAAACTCGATCTTCACCTGCTCCATGTGCTCCATTTCTTGTAATTTTTTAGaaagtaaaatattataaaattgaaGAAATGGAGTTTTATTAAAATGATAGATAGATGATCTCCCTTTCTTCTCATGATCCTAATTCATAGAAAGAAAATTAATTTAGGATCTCTTATATTGATAAACAAAGGAATTGGCCTTAGAGATtgttataaaaaaaatctgatccaATGATAGTGGGAGGAAAAATTTCAattctatataaaaaaaaaaaataaaaaatatttatagactTTTTATCATATATGGTAATTCATTACAGAATCTTTTATCTATGGTGTTGTGATCAACATTCTCATCGGAGCAAAATTAGTAGTGCCCAAATCACTTTTctaataaaatcaaaataaaagaaaatattcatGCGACTTGATATGAGATAATGGATGATGGCCACCATATGCACCAATTTTCAAATGTCCTATTTAGTCAGTGGTCATGCTATATTACGGTATCAAAAGAGAAATAATCATGATAATCTCAAGAATTAAATATAAGCCATGCTAGTCTACTATCAAGCAGTCAatgaatataatttataaattttttaatgatgactTTCCTTCATAttaagcaagagagagagagaaagatggcaATTTAAGGGTATTATGGAACGGTTGTAATGCATCATTTTTGTAGCAAGAGGTTGTAATACATCATTAAGGTATTGATTTTGTAAGAATTGAGTTGCTATATGTACATGAttgaatttttaaataattagattttaaatagatgctaaataaatatatatttttttaaaaataattatttatatagatGGCAAAAATATAGCCTATAGAGTTGATGAAAGTAGAGCCCGCCAAAGGAACTGAAAAATAGTTTGCTCattttagccaaaaaaaaaaaaaaggaaaaaaaattggtttgctctccatttagaaaggtGCCAGGCTTATTTGTGACGTAAGCATTAAAATGGACCATAAAAATGGGGCATGGTCACGGTTAGAATTTAATTGCAAGTAAATTTAATTTTGGATCAGTAAAAACCTATTTAGTATCTATCACGTGCATGTCACGTGCAGTTAGGGTGCAATCAAAATAAAGACACGTGTGTTGGGTGCAGATATCCGCGACTCCGTGATAGCCTTCTCCCGAGTAGAGAGACGGAGGGAAAAGATGGCCGCAGCGCTCCATCTCTGCGGACTCCAATCCTTCTTCCCCCTCCGTACCCGTCCCTCTCCCAAGTCCTTCCCCTCGTtttcctcttctctcccttcttcttcttcttcttcttctctcgctCTTCTTTGTCGCTCCGCGTTCCTgcgctccttctcctcctccgccAGGCGCCGCCCGTCCGCCACCGCCGCCTCCTTCGTCGTCTCTGCCGCCCTCGGGAAGCTCTCGGAGACCGAGCTCGTCCCCGTCCCCAAGGGGCCCGAGGGGTTGGATGGCAAGTTCCCCTCTGCCGCCGGCGTCTACGGGGTCTACGATGGCGACGGCGGCCTCCAGTTCATCGGGATCTCTCGGAACGTCGCTGCCAGCATCGCCGCCCATGCCAAGTCGGTCCCCGACCTCTGCTGCGCCGTAAAGGTATTCAATTGATTTTCGTGGTGTTATCCGTTGTTATTCGACCAATTTTTGGGCCTTCTGGGAAGTTTCTGTTCTGTTAATTGGTTCGGTCTTATGAAAAATCGAATTTTGTTCGAACTTTTAACGTATATAATGTCTACTTTTTGAAATTCTCTTgcaaaatttatcaattttttttttaaatttttggttgTGAATTTAACTGTGAGATTCCAAGAAAGCTTCAATCGAGCTGTTTATAGCGTGACTGCATTCCTATATCTCCTCAAAGAAGTTAACTTTACTTCTCTAAAGAAGTAGAAGATTCATAGGTTGGATTAGAATTCTAGTTCGTCAGTCTCCTCTCATTTCAATCTTTTCCAATCTTCCATTGAGGTTTTCGGTGACGAGGTCGAGCTCCAACTGTTGTGGTTTAAATTCTTGAGGATGTAGTTATAGAACGGAACAGCATCCATTCCGCTAGCAAGAGACGTGGAACTCGATCCCAAAAGCGATGTTTTTGGGTGATTGTCAGGGAGAATGACTAGTTCTTGTAAGACTGATCTTATTTGTTTAACATTTTGATTAATGTTCTCTCAAATGAGGCAAATTCCATGAACCTATGATGGAGGAAAAATGCGAATTGTCATTTACAGTATTAGTGCATTAGGGTTGTTCTGAAACTTATGTTCTTTTTTGGGGCAGAGTCAATCTAAACTCCTACTGTAGTTTAATATAATAATGGTTCTTATGAGTTTGACAGCACCAGTGTGTTGCGGGATTTGGGGCAAAAATCATTATGATAATTACCAGGCCTTTTAGAATTATTCTGGAGGGCAACTAGAGCAATTATTTTGCTGATAACTGGCCCCCTTGGAGGCCTTTCCATCTTGCTGAGATTTATGATGTACTTAGCAATGCGCCTTTTCTTATTCATTTACATAGAAATGCTAATTTTGCCAGATTCTAGTGCGAGGAGGGTTTTGAAGCTAGGGAGATGATCTTGTTTTGTAGACTTGATAGCACATTTCTCTTCTTTTAAGAAAGTCAAGTTCCTTTTCAAAGTGTATATATAATTTCATATGCAACGTAGACATAAACAACAAACTTGATGGCACATACTTCCTATCTAATCccaaatattctatttttttcgtAATTAGTCTTCTGTGAATTTTTCTTCATCTTTGCTTACCCTCCTCAACTTGTATTTGCGGCTCTCCTCACAGGTTTCTTCTCACacaattctctctctttttgccaTATGCTGGTCCTGCTCTTAACCTTTGAGTAGTATAATTAATCCTTTTGTTTGTAACACCCGTTCATTTAATCTCAACTCTTCAACAAAGTCATCTGATGTGCATGAGGTATCTGCAGTGCCCAAAACTCATGCATACAGTAATTCATGCCTGAACTAGTTTATATGATTTTTCTGATACTGTTGGCAGTCAATGATCACAAAAAGTACTTGGATTGTTTCTCTATTATATTCTCTTGCATTAATCTTATTGAATACATTTTCATCTTAGCACTCTGTTGGAGAATTTAGATTCATAAGTAGTGAAATCTATTTGTCCAGACAACTAATCCAGCCATCAAATTTAGTGACAATTTGCCTCATCTTCTACTTCCAACTTCCAAGTTGCACTCTGTATACCATTTTGTGGTCCCACTAATTTTGATACCTATATGTTCAAAAGTTTCTCTGCACATTTTCTAGGTTCTCTTCTCTTTGCCGCATTTATCTGTATTTGAACTATACACTGAACGAAGGCCTAATTTCTCTTTATATTACTGGAACTAGCTTCCTTTCCAAAACATTGTGTGCTCCTgactttttaaaatataattctgaTCACCTTGGAGTTCTCAAGAATGACTATTGATGATGGAGATATTCATTGAATTCTTTTAGTTTCATAGCTAGACAAACTATTGAATGAAGTGTGGCTTATATAGAATatgtccacacacacacacacacattataTCTTTAAATAAAACTGTGGATGGAAGGAATggattttcctttttctttttactGAGAGATTCTGCATTGTCTTTTTTTGATGTGAGAGATTCTGCATTGTCTTAATATGATTCACATCTCTTCATGCTGAAGATAGGACAATTCATAAGTTTTATCTGACAGGAAGCTTTTGTTTGATACTATTTTTACGTGATATGGTTGAATGATGTTTTTAATGTTTACTTGGCTGATTAAATTGCATTTTTAATTTCCAAAAGCATCATCTAAGAGTGTCCTTAATTGAATAAAGAATATTGAATATTTATACTTCTACCCATATATGTTGGTAGtttcatatatttttcatatcacagcAGAGTGGGCTTGGCTATGATGAAGGGAATTAGAAGCATGAATTGTTGAACACCATACAAATTGCTTGTGTCCATTCTATGCAGTTGCAACATGTCACTGTGTGAATCCAACGAATTCTGTGGTTGAAAATGTCAAAGCCTTCAAATCTTTAAGTAACAAGAAATGGATAAAAATGGCACTCAAACTGATCTTTTTTCCAGACATGCACCAGGGAGCACAAATTTGATGTATGGATCACTATCCACAATATGTTACTCAGACCTCTGCACCTTATCCTTGTAGGTGGGGCTAGTAGATAATGCTGCACCTGACCGGACAGTGCTGACCAGTGCCTGGAAATCATGGCTGGAAGAGTACATTGCAGCCACTGGGAAAGTCCCTCCAGGCAATGAAACCGGAAATAACACTTGGTTCCGGTTGCCACAGAGGAAACCAGACTTGCGTTTGACACCTGGTCGCCATGTTAAGCTCACAGTCCCACTGGAGGAGCTGATCGATCAACTGGTTAAGGAGAACAAGGTTGTTGCATTCATCAAGGGATCAAGGAATGCTCCACAATGTGGCTTCTCACAAAGGGTGGTGGGGATATTGGAGTCCCATGGTGTGGATTTTGAGTGTGTGGATGTCCTCGATGAGGAGCATAACCATGGGTTGAGGGAGACGCTGAAAAAGTACAGCAACTGGCCTACTTTCCCGCAAGTTTTTGTTGGAGGGGAGCTTGTGGGAGGATGTGATATTATTTCCTCCATGGCAGAGAAAGGGGAGCTCGCTGCACTGTTCCAGAAGTAGTACCTTCTGTGGTTGAGAGAACCTTGAAGGCTTGAATTGCATGTATCATTGGGATACAGAGGTATGATCCTCCAAAACCATTTTGTTATACCGAGCATATTTTTTGTAGTGTAATGTAGAGAGCTAAGAGTAAAGCAGCCAAAAGATCAAggacaatattttttttcttcaaaagagaggaaaaaaaaaggaataccTATACAACTTATGTTAGTATGGGATTACTTTCAatttggaaaaaaagaaaaagaacctcTTTCATCTAATTATTTGAAGTTTCTCGGTGGAATTCCAGAAGGGTGAGCAGGCCAGAGGTGAGCACGAGATATGGATGTTGAACTTTTGATCTCAACAGTGGTGACCTGGCTTGAACTTGCTGTCCTTGTGTATCTTTACACTCAGGCCTCCTCGTAAGTCAGCAGTATGTATCCTGAACTAATTCAACTCATCATCATTCATTGGGATTATGAATTAGCATAATAGGGTCCGCATGACACCAATGTTACAAGCACTGGCTATCTTGTATGCCATTTTGGATGATATAATGCACTACATTAGTATATTCATGTTCAACTTAGATCTTCCATGCCATTGTGGTTCATTGTATTATAGGCAGGAGCTGGTGTGCCCATAGGTTGGTTGTGGAATGTTAGAACTAGGTTGCAGGAATGTTTGGAGCCTGAAAGGAGTAATTCAAGCCTGTTGGCTTCCTTCTGGGGACATGCTTTCCACGTGAGTCCGCCATATATGAACATTTCAAAGGTGATGATTTCGTAAAATTTCAAAAAACTTGTTAGGAAGGGATTTAGGCTTGCAttgatttctattttattttaagggagTATAAGATATATAGCTTAAGAGTAGAATATACTGCATCTAATAATAAGCAAACAATAATGAAAATCTATATTAACCAAAAATTATCATTATATTTCAAGACCAAAAGAGTAGATGTttttgttttcgttgattttGAAGGCATGCCTTCAAAATTAGTGATGATTGCATTAGCTAGATCCTCTATATGATTCTTTGTGTTTTCTCTTTCTTCTGGAAAGGGTGGTCTGCCACGGGTCATTTCATtatatgatgaaataaaaagaaaagtggctaaaattccaaaaagaaccacAACTTCAATGGTACATCACCAAATCTTAACATTTGTACAAAGACGAGAACAAGAATGCacaaaaaaatcaactcaaacagaATGCTCACCATCTTACAAAGAACCCCACATAAGGACACTAGTTATGCTGCCTTGTCACCCAGTCGTGGACTTCGTCATCATTTTAAATTCTAATCCACGTATACTTGCATGAATAAATGATCCACAAGCATGCACACAGGGGACTTTGTTACTAGTACGATGGTTGAATCGAATGGTAAAGTGGGACAGAATTGTCAAAAAAAGTCCATGGCTCCATTCATTAGAATTTTTTCTGTTCTTCTAATATATTTTTGGGATTATAGTCTCCCCCCCATGATTTATGGTTTCTCAGGTTCAAAGAGAAAGTGGAGGGGGAGGACGGAAGCCACTTAGCTTACTCTTATGAGAGCCAAGATCCGGTGCCAATTCTCCCACTCTTATTTGGATTACTGAGGTTGGCATTGGCATGGGGGATGTAGATGAACTGGTTGAGACCTTTAGGAGATCGAGAGGAGGGATGTAAGAAAGGCACGTCGAGATTTCTTTCATGGAGGGAGTTTTCTTTGGACAAACCTTTATTGCTAAGTTGGATTTCTCTAAAAACTCAGACCCCGGATTACCCAAGGGTCTAGGCATGTAGCATTATAATGCGAATGAAAAAGATATTTGGTTACAGGTATAAATAAACTATAATTAGTATGTTATAATCATGCTGCAGTATGGCAtccttattattttaattaagtttacATGACTAAGCCATTTATTTTGTGATGGAATCATTCTTGAGGAATATGCTTTTCCTCCAACCAAACACACCCATCCACACGTTCAACCGCTCTAAAGACCAAGTTTACACTCATAGGGAATGGTTGTCTGGGAAATATAATAGCATCCTTATCTTTATGTAACcaaacttttctttttcttgacaACCCTCTTGTGGGTTGTAAAGACAAGCACACACTCTTATTGGAAAGGGTATTGGGGAATTGTAGCAGCATCCTTATCTTTATGTAACCTAACTTTTAGAGTTCCTATATTACAAGTCACACAGATTTTGAAAATGGATTGAAGGACCCGTATCTAAGCTCCATATAAAGCAACTAGGCTTagggaaaaaaaaatccatgcatCTTCCATTTTCTTCCTAAATTAAGTGCACTGCATGTGTTGCTTGTAGTAttgaatataaaataataaaaatgtaTAAAATGCctgaattaa contains these protein-coding regions:
- the LOC105045844 gene encoding monothiol glutaredoxin-S12, chloroplastic translates to MAAALHLCGLQSFFPLRTRPSPKSFPSFSSSLPSSSSSSSLALLCRSAFLRSFSSSARRRPSATAASFVVSAALGKLSETELVPVPKGPEGLDGKFPSAAGVYGVYDGDGGLQFIGISRNVAASIAAHAKSVPDLCCAVKVGLVDNAAPDRTVLTSAWKSWLEEYIAATGKVPPGNETGNNTWFRLPQRKPDLRLTPGRHVKLTVPLEELIDQLVKENKVVAFIKGSRNAPQCGFSQRVVGILESHGVDFECVDVLDEEHNHGLRETLKKYSNWPTFPQVFVGGELVGGCDIISSMAEKGELAALFQK